TGCAATTGAAACACTTAATGAAGTAGATTTTATTTTATGTGAAGATACCCGCGTTACATCTGTGCTTCTTAAACAGTACAATATCATAAAGCAGCTGATATCTTTTAATGCGGTAAGTGAATCAAAAAAAATCCCTCCAATAATTGAGAGACTAAAGTTAGGACAAAGCTATGCATTAGTTTCCGACTCTGGTACGCCAGCAATTTCAGATCCGGGAATTCGATTAATTTCCGAAGCAATAAAAAATAACATTGAGGTATCACCGATTCCCGGAGCAACCGCTTTAATCGCCGCATTAACAATCAGCGGACTTCCGACAGATTCTTTTGTATTTGAAGGATTTCTTCCTCAAAAAAAAGGAAGACAAAAAAAACTGCAAGGACTTTCTGAAGAAGAAAGAACAATTGTTTTATATGAATCCTCTCATAGAATTGAGAAGTTGATCGATGAATTAGTTGCATACTTCCCTTCCCGATATGTAGTTATATCACGAGAGCTGACAAAAAAATTTGAAGAAACCTGGCGCGGTTTTCCAGCTGAATTAAAAGAGAAGATGAACGAGAAAACAATTAAGGGAGAATTTGTTGTGGTGATTGCTAATAAAGAGTGGAAATCATTTTAAAATATTCCTACTGTCCACCAACTAAATAATTATAGTCCTTCAGAATGGTATCCAGGAAAGTAATTGCTCGCAATGTTGAACTTATTCCAATTTTCTTTTCGATTACAGCTTTGGTTTTTTGAAGCATCTGCTCGTATAAAAAAATATCAGGATTCTTATAATTCATATCCAACACTTCCTTTATTATAGCGATATCCTTATCACTCAAAGCTGTTACCTGCGGAAATTTTATCTCATAATTGATGGGTGTTGTTCTTAAAATTGTATCGTCAAGCTTCGCTTCGGTTTTTAGTTTGACGACAGTAGTGTTTGCAGCAAGATCACCAAGTCTTTGTCCTTTTCC
This region of bacterium genomic DNA includes:
- the rsmI gene encoding 16S rRNA (cytidine(1402)-2'-O)-methyltransferase, with the translated sequence MTGKLYIVSTPIGNLKDISLRAIETLNEVDFILCEDTRVTSVLLKQYNIIKQLISFNAVSESKKIPPIIERLKLGQSYALVSDSGTPAISDPGIRLISEAIKNNIEVSPIPGATALIAALTISGLPTDSFVFEGFLPQKKGRQKKLQGLSEEERTIVLYESSHRIEKLIDELVAYFPSRYVVISRELTKKFEETWRGFPAELKEKMNEKTIKGEFVVVIANKEWKSF